A genomic region of Streptomyces sp. NBC_00247 contains the following coding sequences:
- a CDS encoding DeoR/GlpR family DNA-binding transcription regulator, translating to MSENQNLLAEQRRALILDEVRKRGGVRVNELTRRLNVSDMTIRRDLDALARQGVIEKVHGGAVPVVDTSTHEPGFEAKSALEPGAKEDIARAAAAMAVPGSAIALSGGTTTYALAQRLVDVPDLTVVTNSVRVADVFHDAHRPASSGAARAGAATVVLTGGVRTPSDSLVGPVADRAIGSLHFDVLFLGVHGISDEAGLSTPNLAEAETNRRFVSAARRVVVVADHTKWGTIGLSSFATLAEVDTFVTDAGLSGSARAEIEELLPGGLLVAGPTGAPEPGARPTAER from the coding sequence TTGAGCGAGAATCAGAATCTGCTCGCGGAGCAGCGGCGTGCCCTGATCCTCGACGAGGTCCGCAAGCGCGGCGGCGTCCGCGTGAACGAGCTCACCCGTCGGCTCAACGTGTCCGACATGACCATCCGGCGGGACCTGGACGCGCTGGCACGCCAGGGCGTCATCGAGAAGGTGCACGGTGGCGCGGTACCGGTCGTGGACACGAGCACCCACGAGCCCGGTTTCGAAGCGAAGTCGGCCCTGGAGCCGGGCGCCAAGGAGGACATCGCCCGGGCGGCGGCGGCGATGGCCGTGCCGGGCAGCGCCATCGCGCTCTCGGGCGGTACGACCACCTACGCGCTGGCACAGCGGCTGGTCGACGTACCGGACCTGACCGTGGTGACCAACTCGGTGCGGGTGGCCGACGTGTTCCACGACGCCCATCGCCCGGCCTCCTCGGGCGCCGCCCGCGCGGGCGCGGCCACGGTGGTGCTGACGGGCGGGGTGCGGACCCCTTCCGACTCGCTCGTCGGGCCGGTCGCGGACCGCGCCATCGGCTCGCTCCACTTCGACGTGCTCTTCCTCGGGGTGCACGGCATCTCCGACGAGGCCGGCCTCTCCACGCCGAATCTGGCGGAGGCGGAGACGAACCGGCGGTTCGTGTCGGCCGCGCGCCGGGTCGTGGTGGTGGCCGACCACACCAAGTGGGGGACGATCGGGCTGAGTTCGTTCGCGACGCTGGCCGAGGTGGACACCTTCGTGACGGACGCGGGTCTGTCGGGGTCGGCGCGGGCGGAGATCGAGGAACTGCTGCCCGGTGGCCTGCTGGTCGCGGGGCCGACCGGGGCACCGGAACCCGGCGCGCGACCGACCGCCGAGCGCTGA